The genome window ACCAGCGCTTTTTTAAGGATCAGCGGCTGAAGAATGGCTTTCTCGGGGCGTGACTGGGAAATTCGCTTGCGGGTCTGTTCGGTGGTCTGAATCTGTTTGCGGAACATCAGAGCCATAACGCCCAGCAGAAGCACCATCATAACCAGCACCGGCGGACTGAGGTTGACCAGAAAGTCGTTGAACGACAGGTGTGTCTGCGAACCAATCAGGATGTTGGGAGGGTCACCCACCAGCGTGGCCGTACCGCCGATATTGGAAAACACGGCCTCCATAATCAGCACCGGAACCGCCGGCATTTCCAGCAGCTGGCAAAGCAGAATGGTAATCGGAGCCATCAGGATCACGGTGGTCACGTTGTCGAGAAAGGCAGACAAGACAGCCGTCAGCACCATAAAAAAAACAGTGATTAACAGGCCGTTTCCCCTGGCAAGGCGAGCCAGTCGAATTGCCAACCATTCGAACACTCCGGTGTCCGTCAGTGTGTTCACCACCATCATCATTCCGACCAAAAGAAAAATCACATTCAGATCAACGGCAGACAGCGCGTCTTCATAATGAACCAGATGAAGCCCGATCATCAGACCGGCACCGATCAGCGCGGCAATGGTTTTGTCAATCAGTTCAGTGGCAATGAAAAAATAGACCACCAGAAATATTATAATAGGAATCAACATCAGAAAACCTCACTGCTTAGTAGTTAATGACGTTATTGAGCACGGTTCCCTGATCAATGGCTCCAACCCAATGACCGTCCGCGTCTGTCACATACAGTTTATTAAAACGAAGAATTGCCAGATCGAACACGATCTCCATCAGCGTGTAGTCCAACGGAACCGTGCGAAACCTGTCTGACATCACATCCACAGAAGGAATGTTCCGTTCGTCCTCAAAATATTTTTCGAAGGGATCGAATTCCGCGATAAATGAGACACTCTTGAGCTTGGCAAAAAAATCCGGAAGGCCATAGCGGAACAGGCTCTCCGAAGTGATTTCCCCAACGATTCGTTTCTGGGAATCCAGCACAGGCACCGCACGCAGATGGTCACGGGCCATCATATAAGCACATTCAGAGATCAAGGTATCCTCTTTCACACTCCAGCGCGGCAGCCGCATAATATCGCGCGCGCAGACCGGACCGTCGATTCGCAGTTCGCTTCGACGGAACAGATTCCGAAGCATATCCGAATTCTCTGCATTAAAGACGCTCTCCCGCATCGCGACATCGGATAACTTTCGGGAAAGCTGCGCCATGATTTTCAACGAAATAGACGGATCAATGGTCGGAACGAGAATCAGGCAGACAATCCGCACCGGCTCGTCCTCAAACAGAACCGGTTCCGGCAAAACCCCCAAAGCAAAGAAAGCCCGGTTTAAATTCTCCAGTCGGGCGTGCGGAAAGGCTATTTCCTTGCCGACAGCGGTTGTCCGTTGATGTTCACGCTCAATCAGAGCGTTTAAAATATCTGCTTCGCTCAGTTCAGGGTTTGCATCCATGAACTCTCGAGTGCAGAAGGTTTTCAGCATTTCCTCAAACACTTCATCGCGTGTTCGAGATGTCAAACCGGTCTGCCAAGAAATCAGGTTGACGGTATAATCCAACACATTCATCTCATATCTCCATTTATAAAGCAGCAGCCTTATTCTGCAGGTAGTACGACAGAATATGCTTTGCTTCCAGCGTACCGATCAGTTTTTCGTCCTCATCAACCACAGCAATCTCTCGAATATTATTCTGCTCCATCATGTTCAGAACCGCGCCCAGCTTGGTGGTCAAAAAAACCGCCGGAGCGTCTTCGGCAAGCTCGCCGCCCTGTCGGGAATTCAGCATAAAAGCCTGCGCCGGAAGCATCTCTTCGGCGTCCTCTTCGTTCTTCGACAGGCGAAGAAGCTCCATAGCAATCTGTTTTGCCTGAATCACACCGCACAGATGTCCCTCCAGATCATTCAGGTAGACCTTATAGCGGTCTGATGTACACAGCATTTGAGCCAGTTTCTCCAACGATGTAGATGCATCGGCCGTAAGGCAGGATGTGTTAATCAGCCGGGCAATATCCCGCACCGTTGTTTTTTCCAGATTGGATTTCATTTTAGCCTTTCAAATTTATTCGGAAACAATGGACAGCCTCCCTGATCAAAGAGGCACAACAGAGCACAGGCGCAGTCTCAACAGCTCATGTGCATTCAGAGTCATTGAATCCGGTTTAAATGCGAAAAGGCATTATCCAGCCGGAAGGATTAACCAGCGGGCGCTGATCCTCCGAAAAATTTATAAAACAACAGAAATCAAAACATTGCCGCAGACAATATTCACTGCAGACAAACAGAACAAAAGATTCCCCGCCCTCTCCTGTAATGCATTTCTCTTCAAAGATTTCGACAATTTCTTCATCCACCGGCATAAACTGCCGCGGAGCCTTGCCCGTCTCCAAACAGCAAAGGCCCGAAAACAGCAAGCCCAGCGCAATCAGCAGACACCACAGAAATGAAAATATACCGGAAAACTTCATATTCAGGCCTGAAAACAGAGATAACAACTGCCCTAAAAAATCACAAATTGGGGCAATGTATGCGAAATTTTCAACCAGACGCAAGCAAATAGCTACAAAAAACAAGGAAGCGATCGCGCCTAATTCATGACAGGAAAACTAATCAATCAGCTTGAAACGGTTCGGAAGAAGAACTGTGAGACAGATCACTTCATAATCATCCAGGGCATCCGCAGTTGCCACATACACTGAAAATTCCTCGCGGCAGAACTCGCTAAGCACCTGCCGGCAGGCGCCACAGGGGTATGGCACCCCTTCCCCATCCGCAACCACAGCCATAGCCACAAAATCACGCCGTCCGGCGGCAATCGCAGAAAAGACCGCCGTACGCTCCGCGCAGTTGGTCAGCCCATAGGATGCGTTTTCAATGTTGCATCCAGTAAAAACAGTTCCGTCAGCACAAAGCAGTGCTGCCCCCACTTTGAAACCGGAATACGGCGCATAGGCTTGACGCGCGGCGGCGCGAGCCGTTTCCAGCAGTTCCGGAGGTTTCATTCGGCGGCTCCGAGCTCTTTGGCAATAGCGGTTTTGTAGATCGAGGAGAGTTCTTCCGGCGCACGAACGCAAATATTGAGATCGTGCAGCAGCCCGTTTTCGAGGCTGTAGACCCAGCCGTGCACCGCCAGCTCCTGTCCGCGCTTCCAGGCATCCTGAATGATGGTGCTGCCGCAGACGTTGGCGACCTGCTCAATCACATTCAGCTCACAGAGCTTGTTGCGGCGGTCTTCGAATTTCTCGATGCCGTCGAGAGCATCTTCGTGTTTTTTGTACACGTCGCGCACGTGACCGAGCCAGTTATCAACCAGCCCTTTCGGGCTGTCGTTCATGGCGCCTTCGACTCCGCCGCATCCATAGTGACCGCAAACAATGATGTGTTTGACCTTCAGAAAGTCGACGGCGTACTGGATCACAGACAGACAGTTCATATCCGTATGGACCACAACATTGGCTATGTTGCGGTGAACAAACACCTCCCCCGGCGGAAGATTGATGATCTGATTGGCCGGCACCCGGCTGTCGGAACAGCCGATCCATAGATATTCCGGATTCTGCTGATTCGAGAGTTCCTTGAAGAACTCCGGATCCTCCGCGCTGATTTTATCCGCCCACTCCCGATTGTTTTCAAACAAATGACCTAATATTCTCATTGGACCTCTTTCACAAAATGTTCAATTGCTGCACGCATCCTCGGCATCGCCTCTCCGGCCGTCCGGATAACATCTTCGCCGCTGAGCGTTTCGTGCCCCAGTCCCGCGGCCCAGTTACAAACGCAGGACAGGCCTGCCACCTGCAACCCCAGCGCATTGGCAAAAATCGCCTCCGGCACAGTGGACATACCGACCGCATCGGCTCCAAGCGCACGAAACGCCCTGATTTCTGCCGGCGTTTCAAAAGTCGGCCCGGATGTGGCCAGATATACCCCGGAGGACGCGCCCGCATCTTCGAGAACCGACCGGAGCGCGGGAGTATATACCGAGCTCTGATCCGGAAACCGATCCCCGAATGCAGGCTTGTGCGGACCGGCGAGCGGATTGCCGCCCAGCATGTTGATGTGGTCGCTCATCGCCATCAGCGATCCGGGCCCCAGATCCTCGCGAATGCCGCCGGATGCATTGGTGAGCAGAACCGTCTGCACACCGAACTGTTTGAGGATCCAGACCGGCAGAACCACCGGTGCCCAGCCTTCTCCCTCATACAGGTGACGCCGCCCCTGAAAAACAAACACCTCTTTGTCGTTGAATTCAGCATGGATCAGCTGACCTGCGTGACCCGGCGCTCCGGTTTTTCCAAGGTTTGGAATCTCTGAATAGGAAAGAGAGGCCTTCACCGCAAACCCTGAAACGGCGTCTCTCCAGCCGGAGCCGAGAATAATCCCGAATGCCGGTTTAGCATTCGGCCAGACGGCTTTCACCGCAGAAACCGCTTCATCCAATACCGTCTGATTGATCGCATGCATGGGCTTGATAGTAAATAGCCGCCGGCGTAGCATCAAGCTCATGAACGAAGCATTTATGCGGGAAGCCATCGCCCTCTCCACCGCAAATATGGAAACCGGCGAAGGCGGACCCTTCGGCGCCGTCGTTGTCAAAAACGGCGAAATTATCGGCCGCGGCTGGAACCGGGTCACCTCATCCAACGACCCGACCGCCCATGCCGAAGTGATCGCCATCCGCGACGCCTGCGCAAAATTCGGAACCTTCGACCTATCGGGCTGCGAAATCTATGCGAGCTGTGAACCCTGCCCCATGTGCCTGTCCGCCATTTACTGGGCGCGGCTGGATAAACTCTATTTTGCTGCCGGACGCGAAGACGCCGCCCGTGCCGGCTTCGACGACGAATGGATCTACCGCGAAGTTTCCAAACCCTGGAACAACCGCGAACTGCCCGCCGAACAAATGCTCGCCGACGAAGCCCGCAAGGCATTCGACATATGGAAAGACAAAAAAGACCGCACCGACTACTGAGGAGTCTCAATGAAAAAGCAATTCGCCGCTCTAAAAAATCGGCTGACCTCTATCAGCAGGGAGGAACCGCTCAACAAGCTGTCTCTGACCGCAATCATCATTCTGGATATTATCATCCTCCACATTCTGTTCATCGGGCTGGAAGACCATACCCGGCAATTAACCTCTGCCTCGGAATATATGCCGCACACCGCCCGGGAGATGGTTATTCAGCAGTCATGGACTCCGGCCAACCGGATTTCAAAACTGCAACCGCTTGTTCTGGCTGACCGCAACAACCTCCGTTACCGCTATGAAAGCCCGTTTGATGAACAGAAAATCAAAGTCATGCACCCGGACGCCCAGCGTTTTTACAGCCAGGCCAAGATCCTCTCAGAAGACAAAGCACTTCATTCGCTCTTCCTGAATCGCAAGAAAGCCGCTGAAGAACGCAGCAGAACCGAGAACGCCTTTGAAAAGGCAAAAAAATCCTACGACACGCAGCTGCTCGAAAACATCGCCAACGCCGCCCGAACCGGAGCGAATGCCGCCGCCACCACCGCGCAGCAGTATAATGAAAAAATCGGCCGTCTCACCGGCGAAATCGACGCACTGGAAAACGGAATCAACGCACACCCCGGCATTCAGACTCTTTGGAAGATTGTTTCCCCGAACGATGCGGAACGCGACCGGATTGTCAAAGATTACAAACGGTTTCAGTTCTGGTTCCCGCTCAAGGAACTGGCATGGCAGCTTGTCTTCCTGCTTCCTATCTTTGGAACCTTCTACTGGTGGAACAGCCGCAGCATCAAAAAGGATAATCCGATCCAGACGCTGATTTCATCTCACCTGCTCGTCATTGCCTCCCTGCCGATCATTCTGAAACTCATTGAACTGGTGATCGACCTCATCCCGGAACACTTTTTCAAAAACCTGTTTAAATTCCTCAAGTCGCTGCACCTGATGGCGCTTTGGCACTACTTCCTGATCTTCGCCATTATCATCATCGGACTTCTGATCGTCTGTTTTATCCAGCGCAAACTGTTCAACAAACAGAAGGTTTTACAGAAACGACTGGCCCGAGGCGCCTGCACCGCCTGCAGCAAACGACTGCCGCCCGGAGCTGTATACTGTCCGTTCTGCGGAACCGGTCAGCTGCGCACATGCACCGCCTGCGGCAAACAAACCCCGTCCGGAGGTGCCTGCTGCATCCACTGCGGTACAAATCAGACTGGACACTGATTTCAACCGCCAGGATTTTTTTAAATCCGATATTCCAAAAATCCGTCAATCCGCTATTCCATATCGGCATGAATGTCTGGTCCTATCCTCTTTTCATTGCCGGCGGGTTTCTGGCCGGGTTTATCAACACGCTTGCGGGCAGCGGGTCTGTGGTCTCGCTGGCAATTATGAACCTGATGGGCCTTCCTCTGGATGTGGCCAACGGCACCAAACGGGTGGCAATTCTGCTGCAGGCGGCCGTTGGAACTGCCCGGTTTAAGAAGCAGGGCAATCTCCAGCTCCGGGAACATATCGGCATTGTCTTACCTGCGGTGGCCGGCGCAGTACTGGGCGCGTTTCTTGCCGGAAACGTCAGCGAACACTTCTTCCGCCGGTCGGTCGGAATCTGCATGGTGCTGATTCTGGGCCTCCTCTTCTTTAAACCGCAGCGCTGGCTCGAGGGAAACTCCCTGAAAAAACAGGCCGGACCGGTTCGCAGAATCTCATTCTTCCTCGTCGGCATCTACGGCGGTTATATTCAGGTCGGCGTCGGAGTGTTTCTGCTGACAGCTCTGGTGCTCGGAGAAGGCCTCGACCTGGTGCGCGGGAATGCCGTCAAGGTGTTCCTCGCGCTCTGCTTCACGGTTCCCGCCCTGCTGATCTTCCTGATCAACGGACTGGTCCGGTGGGATGCGGCCATTCCACTGGCGATCGGCAGTATGCTCGGAGCATGGGCCGCCACCCATGAAGCGGCAAAGCACGGAGCCCGGTTTATCCGATGGCTGTTGATCGTTGTCGTCACCCTTTCCGCTGTCCGCTACCTGTTCTTCTAGAACAAAAGGAAGCTCAACAGGCGCGTCAATTCTCAATCAGAATAGACATTCTTAAAATCGAGCCTATAATCATCGGCTTTCTTATTCATAGCCTAACCGGAGGATCTGTATGAAAAAACTGCTCATCACCCTGCTCACTGCATTCGCAATCAACCTGACTCTGTCTGCGGAACTGACCCTGCCGACGATCTTAACCGACCACATGGTCCTCCAGCGGAAACAGCCGGTTCCGATCTGGGGCACAGCCGAACCCGGCAGCAGAATCACCGTTGAATTCGCCGGGCAGAAAAAGACAACCGAGGCCGACTCCAACGGAAAATGGCGCGTTGATCTCGATTCGATGGAAGCCAATGCCACGCCGCAGACAATGACCATCACGTCCTCAAAAGACGGCAGGACCGAAATCAGCGACGTACTGGTCGGTGAAGTCTGGCTCTGCTCCGGTCAGTCCAACATGCAGTGGGCGATGAAAAACTCGGAAAACGGTCCCGCTGCCATCGCCGCTGCCAACCACCAACAGATTCGTCTTTACAGAACCCCTACCGCTTTTTCTCAAACTCCAACCGAAAAAATCAATGCCGTCTGGACGCAGTGCAATTCCGAAACAGTTGCGGAGTTCTCAGCCGTCGCCTACTACTTCGGCAAAAAGCTGCAAGACGAACTGGATGTACCGATCGGCCTGTGGCAAAGCTGCTGGGGCGGCTCCCGCATTGAACCATGGACCCCGCCGTGCGGTTTTGAAGGCTTCGATTCACTCGCCGACATCCGTGAACAGATTAAAAACTTCCCGGCCGACTTCGGAGTCGACCCGAAAAAGGCGAAACAGGAGCGGCAGTACCCCACCGCCATGTACAACGCCATGCTCCACGCCAACATCCCCTTCGCCATCAAAGGTTCAATCTGGTATCAGGGCGAATCCAACCATCGCGAAGGCATGCTTTACGTCGATAAAACCAAAGCTCTGCTCAAAGGCTGGCACGCCCTGTGGGGATATGACTTCCCCTACTACTTTGTTCAGATCGCGCCTTATCAGTACGGAGCTGAAGATCCGTCTGTTCTGCCGGAATTCTGGGAAGCACAGGCCGAAATTGTGACAGAAATCCCGAATACCGGCATGGCCGTCGTCCACGACGCCACCACCCTCAACAACATTCACCCGCCAAACAAAGAAGTGCCCGGAACCCGCCTCGCCCAGCTGGCGCTCGACAACACCTACGGTCAAGACATCGTCAGCACCGGACCGGGCTTCAAAGAAATGAAACTTCTCGGCGACTCCATTGAGATCGTCTTCGACTCCGCCGAAGGCCTCACCACCCGCGACGGCAAAGATCCCGACTGGTTCGAAATCGTCGGCGACAACGGTATCTTTAAACCGGCCAAAGCTGTCATCAAAGGCAGCAGCATTCTCCTCAGATCGCCGGATGTTGCAAACCCGGTCGCCATGCGCTTTGCATGGGACAAACTGGCCACACCAAACCTGATGAATGGAGCCGGCCTGCCCGCTCCCGCCTTCCGCGCCGGAGACGCACCGGAACCGAAACTGCCCGATATGGTTGAGCTTCCTGAAATGAAAGGTTTCAAAACGGTCTATCAGCTCGTCCTTCCGGCCAACAACAACTTTGCCCAGAAAGCTCCGGAGTACGCCGTTGACAACAGCGCGAAAATCAGCGCTTTCAAACAGGTCGCCTACCTGCTCGAACTCCAGAAGCCCGGCGAAGAAATTGAATACGCCTTCGCATCCATGGACGCATTCACATCGAACGTCAAACAGATCAGCGTGCCGACCGTTGCCTCCGGCGCGCGCTTTATGCAGCAGGTCAACAACCTCACCATCCGCAGCAATGTCGCCAGCGTCAACGAAGTGACCGGTTCAGACGGCGGCAACATTGAATTCTGGCCCGGCAACTACAGCCCGGGAAATGCCAGCCAGATTCCCGGCGCGGACAATCAGCTCTTCGACTTCGGAGATGTCGGCGCCGACAAAATCCCCGGCTACGGATGCATGCAGGTCCACAACTGGAAAGACCGGCAGACCGTCTTTGCCATCAACCGCTGGAACGGCGGAACACTCGACATCGGCATCGGCAACTCGGAAACCGCCAAAGCCAGCGACTGGACCTTTGTCGGCAACGGCGGCTCCTACTTCATGCGCCGCCTCACCGTATTCGTCAAATAATCCACGCATCCGATCCATTGAACGAGGCGTTTCCAATATTTGGAAACGCCTCGTTTGTTTTTAATATACTTTTCGAAAGAGGACCCTAGCCTCCGGGATTAAACATGATCGAAAATCGCATTCCATCAAATCAAAGACGTTGCCCCACCACTGCTCTCTAATTTTTCTGTAGCAGTCGCCCTGTGGGCGACTCGTTCGCCACAGGCGAACGGCT of Tichowtungia aerotolerans contains these proteins:
- a CDS encoding ArsB/NhaD family transporter; the encoded protein is MLIPIIIFLVVYFFIATELIDKTIAALIGAGLMIGLHLVHYEDALSAVDLNVIFLLVGMMMVVNTLTDTGVFEWLAIRLARLARGNGLLITVFFMVLTAVLSAFLDNVTTVILMAPITILLCQLLEMPAVPVLIMEAVFSNIGGTATLVGDPPNILIGSQTHLSFNDFLVNLSPPVLVMMVLLLGVMALMFRKQIQTTEQTRKRISQSRPEKAILQPLILKKALVVFGLILAGFFASRALNIEPGIIAIAGAMLMVLVCKKDIHHCLMHVEWNTILFFAGLFMMISALEHNHVFEKMGDGILHLCGGNLTATVLTILWFSAIASALVDNIPLVMAMIPLVKGIIPVFAQQMGIDDPLLIQAQISEPLFWALALGACLGGNGTLVGASANVVISQMANRNNCPITFWSFTKYGFPFMIASLLVAHCYLYVRFFL
- a CDS encoding PTS sugar transporter subunit IIA; translated protein: MNVLDYTVNLISWQTGLTSRTRDEVFEEMLKTFCTREFMDANPELSEADILNALIEREHQRTTAVGKEIAFPHARLENLNRAFFALGVLPEPVLFEDEPVRIVCLILVPTIDPSISLKIMAQLSRKLSDVAMRESVFNAENSDMLRNLFRRSELRIDGPVCARDIMRLPRWSVKEDTLISECAYMMARDHLRAVPVLDSQKRIVGEITSESLFRYGLPDFFAKLKSVSFIAEFDPFEKYFEDERNIPSVDVMSDRFRTVPLDYTLMEIVFDLAILRFNKLYVTDADGHWVGAIDQGTVLNNVINY
- a CDS encoding CBS domain-containing protein — translated: MKSNLEKTTVRDIARLINTSCLTADASTSLEKLAQMLCTSDRYKVYLNDLEGHLCGVIQAKQIAMELLRLSKNEEDAEEMLPAQAFMLNSRQGGELAEDAPAVFLTTKLGAVLNMMEQNNIREIAVVDEDEKLIGTLEAKHILSYYLQNKAAAL
- a CDS encoding cytidine deaminase encodes the protein MKPPELLETARAAARQAYAPYSGFKVGAALLCADGTVFTGCNIENASYGLTNCAERTAVFSAIAAGRRDFVAMAVVADGEGVPYPCGACRQVLSEFCREEFSVYVATADALDDYEVICLTVLLPNRFKLID
- the can gene encoding carbonate dehydratase codes for the protein MRILGHLFENNREWADKISAEDPEFFKELSNQQNPEYLWIGCSDSRVPANQIINLPPGEVFVHRNIANVVVHTDMNCLSVIQYAVDFLKVKHIIVCGHYGCGGVEGAMNDSPKGLVDNWLGHVRDVYKKHEDALDGIEKFEDRRNKLCELNVIEQVANVCGSTIIQDAWKRGQELAVHGWVYSLENGLLHDLNICVRAPEELSSIYKTAIAKELGAAE
- a CDS encoding purine-nucleoside phosphorylase; this encodes MSLMLRRRLFTIKPMHAINQTVLDEAVSAVKAVWPNAKPAFGIILGSGWRDAVSGFAVKASLSYSEIPNLGKTGAPGHAGQLIHAEFNDKEVFVFQGRRHLYEGEGWAPVVLPVWILKQFGVQTVLLTNASGGIREDLGPGSLMAMSDHINMLGGNPLAGPHKPAFGDRFPDQSSVYTPALRSVLEDAGASSGVYLATSGPTFETPAEIRAFRALGADAVGMSTVPEAIFANALGLQVAGLSCVCNWAAGLGHETLSGEDVIRTAGEAMPRMRAAIEHFVKEVQ
- a CDS encoding nucleoside deaminase, which codes for MNEAFMREAIALSTANMETGEGGPFGAVVVKNGEIIGRGWNRVTSSNDPTAHAEVIAIRDACAKFGTFDLSGCEIYASCEPCPMCLSAIYWARLDKLYFAAGREDAARAGFDDEWIYREVSKPWNNRELPAEQMLADEARKAFDIWKDKKDRTDY
- a CDS encoding zinc ribbon domain-containing protein, with amino-acid sequence MKKQFAALKNRLTSISREEPLNKLSLTAIIILDIIILHILFIGLEDHTRQLTSASEYMPHTAREMVIQQSWTPANRISKLQPLVLADRNNLRYRYESPFDEQKIKVMHPDAQRFYSQAKILSEDKALHSLFLNRKKAAEERSRTENAFEKAKKSYDTQLLENIANAARTGANAAATTAQQYNEKIGRLTGEIDALENGINAHPGIQTLWKIVSPNDAERDRIVKDYKRFQFWFPLKELAWQLVFLLPIFGTFYWWNSRSIKKDNPIQTLISSHLLVIASLPIILKLIELVIDLIPEHFFKNLFKFLKSLHLMALWHYFLIFAIIIIGLLIVCFIQRKLFNKQKVLQKRLARGACTACSKRLPPGAVYCPFCGTGQLRTCTACGKQTPSGGACCIHCGTNQTGH
- a CDS encoding sulfite exporter TauE/SafE family protein, which gives rise to MNVWSYPLFIAGGFLAGFINTLAGSGSVVSLAIMNLMGLPLDVANGTKRVAILLQAAVGTARFKKQGNLQLREHIGIVLPAVAGAVLGAFLAGNVSEHFFRRSVGICMVLILGLLFFKPQRWLEGNSLKKQAGPVRRISFFLVGIYGGYIQVGVGVFLLTALVLGEGLDLVRGNAVKVFLALCFTVPALLIFLINGLVRWDAAIPLAIGSMLGAWAATHEAAKHGARFIRWLLIVVVTLSAVRYLFF
- a CDS encoding sialate O-acetylesterase, with translation MKKLLITLLTAFAINLTLSAELTLPTILTDHMVLQRKQPVPIWGTAEPGSRITVEFAGQKKTTEADSNGKWRVDLDSMEANATPQTMTITSSKDGRTEISDVLVGEVWLCSGQSNMQWAMKNSENGPAAIAAANHQQIRLYRTPTAFSQTPTEKINAVWTQCNSETVAEFSAVAYYFGKKLQDELDVPIGLWQSCWGGSRIEPWTPPCGFEGFDSLADIREQIKNFPADFGVDPKKAKQERQYPTAMYNAMLHANIPFAIKGSIWYQGESNHREGMLYVDKTKALLKGWHALWGYDFPYYFVQIAPYQYGAEDPSVLPEFWEAQAEIVTEIPNTGMAVVHDATTLNNIHPPNKEVPGTRLAQLALDNTYGQDIVSTGPGFKEMKLLGDSIEIVFDSAEGLTTRDGKDPDWFEIVGDNGIFKPAKAVIKGSSILLRSPDVANPVAMRFAWDKLATPNLMNGAGLPAPAFRAGDAPEPKLPDMVELPEMKGFKTVYQLVLPANNNFAQKAPEYAVDNSAKISAFKQVAYLLELQKPGEEIEYAFASMDAFTSNVKQISVPTVASGARFMQQVNNLTIRSNVASVNEVTGSDGGNIEFWPGNYSPGNASQIPGADNQLFDFGDVGADKIPGYGCMQVHNWKDRQTVFAINRWNGGTLDIGIGNSETAKASDWTFVGNGGSYFMRRLTVFVK